The DNA segment TGATCACCCGGCACGGCAGCCTGTTTCCTGTTAAGCGTCTCGATCATGTTCACCAGGTCACGGCCGAGCTCATGTTCAGCTTTAACCACTGCGATCGTGTCCGCATGCTGACCTGCCTTATGCAGGGCCGGGAAAAGATAGCGTTCTTCTTTGGCGTGATGGCAGCGGTCGGTGAAGTTGCGGGCGAATTTGATGATCTTATCCACTTTCGCGGTGTCGATTTTGCCCGTGGTTCTGATATTTTTCGCTTCCTGCTCCGCTGCGTTGAGCACGATCTCGGTCGCCCGGTGCTCTTTGCTCAGGACCTTGACCGGTGCTTCACGATTCATCTGGATGTCAGATGATTGTTTGTTCTGCGTGCTCTCTGCCGCAGGTGTGGCCGAATGTGCTTGAGCCTGCCGGGCAGGGCAGG comes from the Anaerohalosphaera lusitana genome and includes:
- a CDS encoding hemerythrin domain-containing protein; translated protein: MKKHIATLIISSVVATAIAGCTCPARQAQAHSATPAAESTQNKQSSDIQMNREAPVKVLSKEHRATEIVLNAAEQEAKNIRTTGKIDTAKVDKIIKFARNFTDRCHHAKEERYLFPALHKAGQHADTIAVVKAEHELGRDLVNMIETLNRKQAAVPGDQTGQLAQHLQDFADLMYKHIEKEDNILWPAAHNSLTAEQLDKVGMGFYTVEFVELGEGFHHKYHQLAMELKSAK